ATGATTGCAAAGCTGTTGGAAATGTTTGAAATAAGCGACAGAGCAGGCGAAATAATAGACTCTTTTTCGCACGGAATGAAACAAAAGCTTGTTATTTGCGGCGTTTTGCTTCATAAGCCAGAAATAATGTTTCTGGATGAGCCGCTCGTAGGGCTTGATCCTAAAAGCGCAAGAATAGTAAAAGATATTTTCTCCAAGCTGTCAAAACATGGAACGACAATATTTATGTGTACGCATGTTTTGGAAATAGCCCAAAAACTTTCTGACAGGATATGCATAATCAATGATGGAAAAATTCTTGCGCTGGACACTTTTGAAAATTTACGAAAGACTGGCGGCTCCGATTCAGATCTTGAATCTATATATCTGCATCTTACTGGAGCAGTTGACACCGTGGTTTTACCGGATGGCATTTAATGCATTATCTTATAAAAATCTCCGTCTTTTCGTTTATAAACCGCATAAATTCTTTAAAGTTTAAAGATGATTTTAAAGTGGCAATTTTTATATTTATAGGTATAAATATAATTTTTATTATTTTCGCTGCATCGTGTGCATTTTTGAAATATATCAATTCAATTGTGGTGGCAGGTCCTCTTATAGTCAATAAACTTATAGCATTACTTTTTATTACAGCTTTTTTAATGGCTGTTCTTTCCGCTGTTATAGTTTCTTTTTCTACCATATATTTCGGCAGAGACATAAAATGGCTTTTGGCTTCTCCAATAAAGCTCGAAGATATTTTTTCTTTTAAAGCGACGAACTCTTCTTTTTATGCTTCATGGATGGTTTTTGTCGTATTGGTTCCTTTCATGGCTGCTCTGGGTGTGATAAAAAATGCGAATATTTTATTTTATTTATTTTCGATAATTTTTGCTTTTCCTTTTCTGGCATGCGCAAGTTTTATAGGAATAGGGTTTACCATCATAATAATGCGTTTTTTTCCAGCGGCAAAAATAAGAAATTTGATTTTTATTATAGGAATGATATTTTTTACTTTCGTTTTGGTATTTGTAAGACTGATCCAGCCGGAAAGATTTATAACTTCCTCAGGATTTGAAATTCTTGCACAGTATTTAGGATATTTGGACGCTCCGACGGCTAAGTTTTTGCCTTCGTGGTGGTATACTTCGGCAGTTATAGGGCTTATGTCAAAAGATTTCAGCAGAATTTTCATATATGCCAGCCTGCTTTTTGCCGCTGCGGTTCTTTTATGGTTTATGATAAAAATTCTTGCGAAAAAATATTATGCAGATGGATTAAATGAAGGGCAGGCTTTTGCTTCTTCAAATATAAAAAAGAAATTATTTAAAACAAGAAGTCCGGTATTTGCGATTTTTTACAAAGATATAAAAGTTTTTATAAGAGATTCAAATCAATGGTCGCAGGTTTTGATACTTGCTTCAATAGTTTTGGTATATCTTTTTAGTATGTATAAATTGTCTTTTGAGATGGTAAAAATGCATAACACGATGTCCTTAGTAAACTGTGCGCTTGTATGGTTTGTCGCTGTTGCCGTATCTCTTAGGTTTGCGTTTCCTCTCATCAGTCTTGAGGGAGAAAGTTTTTGGTTTTTACTGACAAGTCCGGTAAGCAGGCTTAAACTTTTTGCTGAGAAGGTAATTTTCGGAAGTATTCCCGTTTTTGCCATATCCATGATATTAATGTTTGCGACAAATTATATGCTTGAAATTTCCAAACCGGTTTTTATTTTAACTTTTGCAGCAACGGCGTCCGTATCTATGCTTATAAGCTGTTCGGCTATATCGATAGGAACAATTCTTCCAAAATTTAATTATTCAAATATTCCTCAAATAGAATCTTCGTTGGGCGGACTTGTTTTTATGCTTTTTTCATTTTTTATAATAATTGTCAATATACTTATAATCATGCAGCCTCTGAGACTTTTTTATTTAAAAAAGTATGATGCCGCTACTTTTTTTGAATTCGGTTTTGTGCTTTTATTGATTGATGCAATATTCGGTATTATCATTTTAGCAGCAGGATACAATGCGCTTAAAAGGATTGAGAGATGAAAAAAATCTTACTTCTTGTTATTATATTTTTTTGCTGCGTACTCTGCCGTGCAGAAAATAAAGTTTTTTATGCCGAAGGTACTGAAAAGCCAAAAAGGATTGCATTGACTTTTGATGATGGTCCCGGAAAAACAACAGAGAAAATTCTTGAAATATTAAAAAATAAAAAAGTTAAAGCTACTTTTTTTATGCTCGGCAGTAAAACCGTAAAGAAGCCCATGACGGCAAAAAAAGTCGCAGAAGAAGGGCATGAAATAGCAAATCATACCTACGATCACGTTAATTTTTTTAAATACGACGCCGCTGATAAAAGTGAAAAGATAAAAGATGAACTTTTAAAATCCGAAAAAGCGATACAAAAAGCTTCAGGCATTACACCTTTTTTGGTACGTTATCCTCACGGATATGCAAAACGTGACGCTGTAGACATTGCGAAAGAAAACGGCTATTATGTGATAAATTGGTATTTTGGCTGTGACTGGGATTTAAGTCTTACCGATGAAGAAATGTATGAAAAATATATAAGTAATATAAAAAGTGGAGCAATTTTTCTTATGCATGACACCAATACGAAAGCAGTTAATATTCTTTCCGATTTTATTGATAAACTTGAAGAAGAAGGTTATGAGATTGTTACTGTAGGGGAACTGCTCGGTTTAAAACGGGAATTGGAAAAAGAGATGAAATAGGAGGTTTGGAATGGCAAATATTTTAATTTTGTCGGTAGCTAAAAGAAAAGATACTGCTGTTACTGTGCAAGAAATTCTTACCAAAGCAGGCTGTATGATTAAAACGAGGCTTGGGCTTCATGAAAGTGGAGATGGAAAATGTTCCGATGAAGGACTTATTATTCTTCAGCTTGAAGCGGATGATAATGATATAAACGATTTAGTTTTAAGGCTGGAACAAATTGAAGGCGTAAAATCAAAGCTTATAAATATTTAGTTTTTTTTATGGAAAATAATTAAATAGTATAAAATTATCAATATGAGTTTTTAAAAAATGATTAAATACGATATTTGCAATATCAATGGATTCTTCCGAAAGGAAATATAATGCTTTGCCTTCAAAATATAATTAAATGTATTTTTTGTTTTTGCATTTTTCTTATTTTATTTCAGGCATGTTCCGTAAAGAATAATGATTTATGCAATCTGTATGTTATAGATGTAATGAAAGAAAAGAAAATATACCTCCCTCGCAGCAGTGCTAATGACATAGATATTTATCTTAAATCTTCGCGGCACTGGGAAAAAATACCGACTACGCCGGCCGGAAAATTAAATCATAAAGTGGCATATAATGCCGCCAAATCTGGAAAATATGTTTTAGCTGCATATAATGGTGGAGCAAAAAGCGGACACATTGCCATAGTAAACGGCAAAAAAGAAATGTCGTACAGTAAAAACTACAATGCTTATGTGCCGTATGCTTTGGGAAGCGTACGGGGCCGCAAACCCAAACTTATTCCACTTTCCTATCAATTTAGCGCAGACAAAGAACCAAAAATAAACTACTATATCTACAATAAACAAAAATAAAAAGAGCGGGTAGAAAACAGAATGGTATTTATGTTATAATAACCGCATTCATTTTTTTATACATAAAATTTGTTTTGGAGGATGCGTAAAATGTCCAGTAAAAATGTGTCTGAGCTTCAAATTGAAAGGTGTAAATTTAAACCCATTCTTCCTGAAGTTTTAAAAGCCGGCCCCGTTTTCGTTAAACCTAAAAAAGGTAAACCGACAAAGTCTGTTGCCAATCAGTCAAAAATTAAAAATATTTTTAAAAATACTTATGGGCTGCCGGAGGTTACTTTTACTAAAGGCACAAATTTCGGAATAGGAAAGAAAACTGTCAAAGCCGCGGTTGTTCTTTCGGGAGGGCAGGCTCCTGGCGGACATAACGTAATAGCTGGCTTGTTTGACGGTTTGAAAAAAGCGAATAAAAGTAATGTTTTGATAGGTTATCTAGGTGGCCCATCTGGAATTCTTGAAAATAGATATAAAGTAATATCTGAAAAAGTTCTTTTGGATTATAGAAATACCGGCGGTTTTGATTTTATACAATCAGGCAGAACAAAAATTGAAACTCCACAGCAGTTCTGTACAGCAAAAGACAATATATTGAAAAACAAAATAGACGCTTTGGTAGTCGTAGGCGGAGACGATTCAAATACGAATGCAGCTCTTATAGCTGAATATGTGCACAATGAAAATGTCAAAGATATATGCGTTGTAGGCGTTCCTAAAACGATTGACGGAGATTTAAAAAATGATTATATAGAAACTTCCTTTGGTTTCGATACGGCGACAAAAATTTATGCAGAACTTGTCGGAAATATATGCAGAGATGTCAACTCGGCGCAAAAATATTGGCATTTTGTAAGGCTTATGGGAAGAAGTGCATCACATATAACTATAGAAGTCGGTTTTAAAACACAGCCAAATATAGTTCTTGTTGGAGAAGAAATTCTCGCAAAAAAAATGACTTTGGAAAAAGTGGTTGACGGCATATCTGACATTATCGTAAAACGTGCAAATCTAGGTAAAAATTTCGGAGTGGTTTTGATTCCAGAAGGCTTAATCGAATTTATTCCCGAAATGAAAGAACTTATCTCTTCTCTCAATGACGTTTTGGCACAAAACGCTTCGGCGCTCTGCGAGATAAGCTCAATCGAAGCCAAAAAAGATTTTATTTTTAAAAAACTTCCGAAAAAACTTTCGGATTTGATGAAATCTCTTCCCGCAGGAATTGCTTCCCAGCTTATGCTTGACAGAGATCCGCACGGAAACGTTCAGGTTTCATTAATCGAAACAGAAAAACTTTTGATTGAAATGGTTCACAAAAAACTTTCGGAACTAAAAAAATCCGGAAAATACGCCGGAAAATTCTCGGCGATTACACATTTTTTTGGATATGAAGGACGCTGTGGAATTCCTTCAAATTTTGATGCAAATTATACTTATGCATTAGGATACAATGCCGCAGCTTTGGTTCTTAATGGAATGAGTGGATATTTATCATCTGTAAGAAATCTCACAAAACCTTCAAAAGAATGGATTTGCGGAGGAATTCCTTTGACGATGATGATGAATATTGAAAGAAGACATGGTCACGACAAGCCCGTTATTCAGAAGGCTTTAGTTAATTTAAAAGGCAGGCCATTTAAAGAGCTTGCAAAAAACAGAAACAAATGGGCTGTTGCGGAAAGTTACATATTCCCCGGACCTATTCAATATTTTGGTCCTGCTACAGTGACCGATATGACTACAAAAACTTTACGGTATGAACAGTCTGAAAGAAATAAAATACGTACAAAACTAAAGTCAGTCATTCTAAAATGAATATGTGAAATCAACCCTCAAAGCGGGCGAAACAAAAGTTTCGCTGCATTAAATGCCCCGACTCTACGGTCAAAGGAATTCTAATTGTTGTAATGCCTTTTTATGATAAAATTAATTCCTAAAAACAAAAATTAAAAATACTTTTTAAATATGTTTATTTGCTTGATAGGGTACAAATGTATTTATGAGGCAAAATTGTAAATTTTATATCCATAAACCACAAAATAATTTTCAAAAAATTCACAAATTTTGCTGTTATATTTTTCACTATTGTCCTATAATATATTAACACAAAAAAAGTAATATTTTGTAATTTCACATAAATTATCATTGAAAAAGTAATAAATGGGATATATACTATTTA
This genomic window from Candidatus Endomicrobium procryptotermitis contains:
- a CDS encoding ABC transporter ATP-binding protein, whose product is MDGINAIEVSGLIKKFGGFKALNGINFNVKKGEIFTFLGPNGAGKTTTVKILTGLLKPTSGQANILGMDVLKNIDLIKEKIGFVPDQPYVYPYLTAFEYMRTIGDIYKVPIEQQKKMIAKLLEMFEISDRAGEIIDSFSHGMKQKLVICGVLLHKPEIMFLDEPLVGLDPKSARIVKDIFSKLSKHGTTIFMCTHVLEIAQKLSDRICIINDGKILALDTFENLRKTGGSDSDLESIYLHLTGAVDTVVLPDGI
- a CDS encoding polysaccharide deacetylase family protein, producing MKKILLLVIIFFCCVLCRAENKVFYAEGTEKPKRIALTFDDGPGKTTEKILEILKNKKVKATFFMLGSKTVKKPMTAKKVAEEGHEIANHTYDHVNFFKYDAADKSEKIKDELLKSEKAIQKASGITPFLVRYPHGYAKRDAVDIAKENGYYVINWYFGCDWDLSLTDEEMYEKYISNIKSGAIFLMHDTNTKAVNILSDFIDKLEEEGYEIVTVGELLGLKRELEKEMK
- a CDS encoding diphosphate--fructose-6-phosphate 1-phosphotransferase; its protein translation is MSSKNVSELQIERCKFKPILPEVLKAGPVFVKPKKGKPTKSVANQSKIKNIFKNTYGLPEVTFTKGTNFGIGKKTVKAAVVLSGGQAPGGHNVIAGLFDGLKKANKSNVLIGYLGGPSGILENRYKVISEKVLLDYRNTGGFDFIQSGRTKIETPQQFCTAKDNILKNKIDALVVVGGDDSNTNAALIAEYVHNENVKDICVVGVPKTIDGDLKNDYIETSFGFDTATKIYAELVGNICRDVNSAQKYWHFVRLMGRSASHITIEVGFKTQPNIVLVGEEILAKKMTLEKVVDGISDIIVKRANLGKNFGVVLIPEGLIEFIPEMKELISSLNDVLAQNASALCEISSIEAKKDFIFKKLPKKLSDLMKSLPAGIASQLMLDRDPHGNVQVSLIETEKLLIEMVHKKLSELKKSGKYAGKFSAITHFFGYEGRCGIPSNFDANYTYALGYNAAALVLNGMSGYLSSVRNLTKPSKEWICGGIPLTMMMNIERRHGHDKPVIQKALVNLKGRPFKELAKNRNKWAVAESYIFPGPIQYFGPATVTDMTTKTLRYEQSERNKIRTKLKSVILK